The window GGGATGGGGCGACAGCTTTACTGTACAATAAAGAGAAGAAGACTATTATCCTTACTAAACAGTTTAGAATATCGTCCTTTTTAAATGGTAATGCTTCTGGTTTTGTTGTAGAGACTTGCGCGGGTATGTTGGATGCTGATAAACCAAAAGCGTGCATTTTGAGAGAAATTGAAGAAGAAACGGGGTATAGAGTACATGAAGTTACGCCGGTATTCGAGGCCTATTCGTCGCCTGGAGCACTGACTGAAAAATTATATTATTTCATAGCAGAATATACAGAAGCCATGAAGGTGAGTGAAGGTGGAGGTTTAGATAGCGAACATGAGGATATAGAAGTGTTAGAGCTCCCTTTTTCTGAAGCGATAGAAATGATAAAAAACGGAACGATTGAAGATTTAAAAACTATTGTGTTGTTACAATATGCGCAGATAAACCAATTATTGGACTAAAAAATAGAGACTAAATGGAAGATGATTTACCCCAAAGGCCTATAGAAAATAAATCAAATCTTGGTATTCAAGATTATTTGTCTATTGGTTATATGTTTTTATTAGTGTTAGGAGTTGTACACGAAACAATTTACTATAAATTTTTAGGTGTTAATATTTTAGATTATTCCTCTGTTTTAGATGTTTTAATCAGTCCAATAGCAGTGATGACTGGTAATTTAGTTTTAGGTTTAGCGGTTGTTTTTAGTATGATTTTGGCTTATACATTTGTTAAATTAACACCTAAGTATCACAATTGGTTAAGGAAAAAAGCTAAGTATCAATCGGGGAAAAATAAATTAAAATTAGAAAAAGCAGATGCTAAATTCAAGAAAAAAAACGCAGTAGTCACTATGATAGCTTTTTATGTGTTTTCAGTATTTATTGGGTTGGGTATTGGAAGTGGACATAAAACAAAGCAGAGAATAGAGACTAACGATTATAAAATAACACACCAATTAACGTTTGATGATGGCAATGCTCAAAATATAAAAATGTTGGGTAAAAACAGTTTGTATGTGTTTTATGTTATAAAAGGAAATCCAGAAGTTATAATTGCTCCAATTGAAGGAAATATTAAGATGATAAAAAAATTGAATAAAGATAATAACTAGGTTTAATGAATAAACTAAAACAAGCAAACCTATACAGAAGCGAGCTCATTCCAATAAGTGGGAAACTAGTAGAGCGTTATAATCAATGCCTTAAAAAGTTAGGATTTACAGCAACAAAACTAACAAATTTTTCAATTGATGGTATAGGGTATAGCCCAGAAATAGCAGAAGAAAAAGGGGATACGATGTACCTTAATAATGGGGAAGCTAATCCGCATGCGATAATTATTTCACCTTTGCAAAAAGGAAAACCTGTCTACTCTCCATTTCATAGTTTTGATAGAGAGATGATGAAGCAAGTATTTCAAGTGCATGGACAAAAAATCAATGATATAACTAGAGATTCAGCTATTTGTATAGATTTTGACCAAGATATTGACGCGTTTTACGAGCCTTTAGATGTATTAAAATATAATAAGGTATTTATTAAATTTCATCTAGTAAATAACTTAGATAAAATTCAAAAAGAGCAATTACAATTAATTGAGACTTTTAAGCAAGGGAATAATTTTATAGATGAAGATTTACATTTAGAGCTATTAACATCAGCTAAAAGGTATGGTGATTTACGGGATCGTGATTTAAGTTTACACAGTTTACAATATCAAACGGATTCGTTTTATACTAAGTCCTTTGGTGGGGTGTATGTATTGCGAGATTTTATTTCGCCACTCATCGTTTTTGAAGATTTAAAATGGTATAACGAAGCGATAAAAGATACGGTTCATGATATTATTATTTTCCATATTGCACAACCGGAATTAATGGAAAAATTGCGTGATCATGTTATTATCGAACATGATTTAGAGGAAGCCCTAAATACAGACCGTTACCAGCGCATCAAAAAAATGGAATTTGCGATGGCCTTAAAAGACACACAACATCCATTACGTGATATTTTGAATGATGCTGTATTGTTTAAAAGTTATTTGAATAAGTTAGATATCGAGACCAGAAAACGGGTTATGGGTGTGGAGTTGTATCTGGATAAGTTAGAAGTCAGCAACCAATATAAAATTGCAGATATAGTAGATCTAGATTTGTTTAATGCATTGCACTTACCCCATTCTTCACTTATAGCGAAACATCAAGATTTAATTTGGAAATTACTAATTAATGTCTCGCCAAGAGATGTATTATTCTTGTATTGGTATGATAAAGAGGCGTTTTATAAACTTTATGAGTCTTGGGACGATTCCTTTAAAGATTGGGTTATTGAAACTATTAGTAACAATATTTAAAAATTATAGACTAATTTAGTAGGAGCATTACAATAATGCTTTTGTAATATAAAATAAGTAAAGCCATGGGTTTAGAAATTATCATATTTTTTGGAGCAATTCTTTTCGGTATTTTTGTCTATTGGACAGAATCAAAAGGAAATGGACTATATCGCTTTTTTAATAAACTATTTAATAGTAAAGAATTACAAATGAAGGTTGGTAATAAAAAAGGTTTTATCTACAAACAAGACCTATTACCTAGAGTCTTATTTGTTGCTTTTACGTTTTTAATTGTAGCCTTAATTATTCAGTTTTTAACGCCAATAGCTATTTTTAGTAGTTATTATGGAATTTCTGCTTTTGCTTCAGCTATTTTTGGAACATTAATAGGGACGTATGTTGCTAATTTTGTGCTTAAATCAGGGGAAGTAATCGAAGAACAATCAGACTCTATAGAAGATGTCGTTAAAGATAGTTTTAATAAGGGGAAAGAATTTTTAGAAGACTTAACGCATAAAGACGTTAAAGTTGTTCAAGAGGCTAAAAAAGAAAT is drawn from Psychroserpens sp. NJDZ02 and contains these coding sequences:
- a CDS encoding NUDIX domain-containing protein, whose amino-acid sequence is MVNKIKDIVITTLSKGWATLNEVSFSYQMKNETWVTQKRESYDRGDGATALLYNKEKKTIILTKQFRISSFLNGNASGFVVETCAGMLDADKPKACILREIEEETGYRVHEVTPVFEAYSSPGALTEKLYYFIAEYTEAMKVSEGGGLDSEHEDIEVLELPFSEAIEMIKNGTIEDLKTIVLLQYAQINQLLD
- a CDS encoding DUF6638 family protein — translated: MNKLKQANLYRSELIPISGKLVERYNQCLKKLGFTATKLTNFSIDGIGYSPEIAEEKGDTMYLNNGEANPHAIIISPLQKGKPVYSPFHSFDREMMKQVFQVHGQKINDITRDSAICIDFDQDIDAFYEPLDVLKYNKVFIKFHLVNNLDKIQKEQLQLIETFKQGNNFIDEDLHLELLTSAKRYGDLRDRDLSLHSLQYQTDSFYTKSFGGVYVLRDFISPLIVFEDLKWYNEAIKDTVHDIIIFHIAQPELMEKLRDHVIIEHDLEEALNTDRYQRIKKMEFAMALKDTQHPLRDILNDAVLFKSYLNKLDIETRKRVMGVELYLDKLEVSNQYKIADIVDLDLFNALHLPHSSLIAKHQDLIWKLLINVSPRDVLFLYWYDKEAFYKLYESWDDSFKDWVIETISNNI